One window from the genome of Mugil cephalus isolate CIBA_MC_2020 chromosome 23, CIBA_Mcephalus_1.1, whole genome shotgun sequence encodes:
- the dzip1 gene encoding cilium assembly protein DZIP1 isoform X1, producing MPFQDGVYYPYTSDAQGTHSSAGIPSLLNSPLSHQTANGHGMTPSSGASAFLPFKFRPRRESVDWRRINAVDVDLVVSQLDVDALQEHISAVTFCSLDGERCQRCQSPVDPALVKLLRLAQLSVEWLLHCQEFLAYNLRAAEERLAAAGRDREQLLDQQKKLEEKAKALTAELKQRKKVIRSQQSLLAPQIISSQKCLHCEKSFLNSSFLQNHMQRRHPDEYENQLRSDSQKKSQIDSLKQEISSLKEQIVQQQQTLQVKVAQEKEQQSMQRDLLRELDRFKAEEMARMDRKIEDSRDGMRREMEFLYNRNIQALNEVNQNQMAKSEKSVSPAHSQAERDLDIYKEIQTQAIQKLEHQMKKQDRKWENRLQEIQAQHESEKNQLLNELSRMQLSVSEHEERGQRLQQEMSRRLQEKEQTIKAQREQIRTISSNPPTKVVEVPVIVSAPAPEPKQKRVVLEEPVSALKLDPIQELSEEEKDSHSSVSERRPVEKKPEPTPERKQRATANALKRNPNIKKDMRPELEQAVIKKLENLGIKPDQSGLKSREFTSVLAKVNSKRESTAKAMPDFWRQREEISSVVERKLGSQRRGSDPAPESQARSRRPVQVLQIRPRSSSLPSRGSQGASAPAVKQPKTPQPAPRTKPSTQPKTSTPNAKAAPRIVTSKTPPFSSDEESEEEDTDTEDDPPLKHQRGKLPQSRLNQAAPVQIRAGKSSPGLVRQAVVRQSSASSLRTSVTKTAVTKIESDEEVEEEDWSDLSELQEIDPKKLQSFKDQNGNVDKRNYGKENKVTDLARKVEKQFTERSVKKPAGGVSVLPQRKDEVQELSYTDLEESSEWVVSSLEDRQEAAKPASLHGSGQLRKSLDSASTSVWGTSTGRGPKSGLTEAGTGSTLKSSLCSLSDISDSEDVSNKHSKRYS from the exons ATG CCGTTTCAGGACGGAGTCTACTACCCCTACACCAGTGACGCCCAGGGGACCCACTCGTCAGCGGGGATCCCGTCCCTCCTGAACTCCCCGCTCAGCCATCAGACGGCGAACGGCCACGGCATGACCCCGTCCAGCGGCGCGTCCGCCTTCCTCCCCTTCAAGTTCCGCCCGCGGAGGGAGAGCGTGGACTGGCGGCGGATCAACGCGGTGGACGTGGACCTGGTGGTGAGCCAGCTGGACGTGGACGCCCTCCAGGAGCACATCAGCGCGGTGACGTTCTGCAGCCTGGACGGCGAGCGGTGCCAGCGGTGCCAGAGCCCCGTGGACCCGGCGCTGGTGAAGCTCCTGCGGCTCGCTCAGCTCTCGGTGGAGTGGCTCCTCCACTGCCAGGAGTTTCTCGCCTACAACCTGCGCGCGGCCGAGGAGAGGCTGGCGGCGGCCGGCAGGGACCGGGAGCAGCTGCTGGACcagcagaagaagctggaggagaaggcGAAGGCGCTGACCGCCGAGCTCAAGCAGCGGAAGAAGGTTATCCGCAGCCAGCAGTCGCTGCTCGCGCCGCAAATAATCAGCAGCCAGAAG tGTCTACATTGCGAGAAATCCTTCCTCAATTCCTCCTTTCTCCAAAACCACATGCAGCGCCGGCACCCGGATGAGTACGAGAACC AGCTGCGGTCAGACAGTCAGAAGAAATCTCAAATCGACAGCCTCAAACAGGAAATCAGCAGCTTGAAGGAGCAGATTGTTCAGCAGCAACAGACCCTGCAAGTTAAAGTGGCTCAG GAAAAAGAGCAGCAGTCCATGCAGAGAGACCTGTTAAGAGAACTGGATCGATTTAAGGCTGAAGAGATGGCTCGCATGGACAGGAAGATAGAAGACAGCAGGGACGGCATGCGCAGGGAGATGGAGTTTCTTTACAACCGGAATATTCAGGCTCTTAAC GAggtaaatcagaatcagatggCCAAGTCTGAGAAATCGGTCAGCCCTGCACACtcacaggcagagagagatCTGGACATCTACAAGGAGATTCAGACACAAGCCATCCAAAAGCTGGAGCACCAAATGAAGAAGCAG GATAGAAAGTGGGAAAACCGACTGCAGGAAATTCAGGCTCAGCACGAATCTGAGAAGAATCAG CTGCTGAACGAGCTGAGCAGGATGCAGCTGTCGGTGTCGGAGCACGAGGAACGAGGccagaggctgcagcaggagatgAGCAGGAGGCTGCAGGAGAAGGAGCAAACCATCAAGGCTCAGAGGGAGCAG ATAAGGACTATTTCCTCAAATCCACCCACAAAAGTGGTGGAAGTACCAG tcatcGTCAGCGCGCCAGCCCCAGAGCCTAAACAGAAAAGAGTTGTACTCG AGGAGCCAGTCTCTGCTCTTAAGCTGGATCCTATACAGGAgctgtcagaggaggagaaag ACTCTCACAGCAGCGTGTCTGAGAGGAGGCCGGTGGAGAAGAAGCCTGAGCCTACGCcggagaggaagcagagggcGACGGCCAACGCTCTGAAACGCAACCCCAACATCAAGAAGGATATGCGACCGGAGCTGGAGCAGGCTGTGATCaagaagctggagaacctgggGATCAAGCCC GATCAGAGCGGCCTGAAGAGCAGAGAGTTCACTTCCGTGCTGGCCAAGGTGAACTCAAAGCGGGAGAGCACGGCGAAGGCGATGCCGGACTTCTGGCGCCAGCGGGAGGAGATATCCAGCGTCGTGGAGCGGAAGCTGGGCAGCCAGAGGAGAGGCAGCGACCCCGCTCCTGAGTCACAGGCCAGATCCAGACGGCCCGTTCAAG TGTTGCAGATACGCCCTCGGTCCAGCAGCCTGCCCTCCAGAGGCAGCCAGGGGGCGTCTGCACCCGCCGTCAAACAGCCCAAGACCCCTCAGCCGGCGCCGAGGACCAAACCCAGCACCCAACCCAAGACGTCGACGCCCAACGCCAAGGCTGCTCCGAGGATCGTCACAAGCAA GACGCCTCCCTTCAGCTCGGACGAGGAGTCCGAAGAAGAGGACACGGACACGGAGGATGATCCACCCCTGAAACACCAGAGGGGAAAATTACCGCAGTCCAGACTTAACCAGGCGGCTCCGGTTCAGATCAGAGCAGGGAAAAGCAGCCCAGGCCTGGTCAGACAGGCCGTCGTCAGGCAGTCGTCGGCCTCCAGTCTCCGGACGTCGGTGACCAAGACGGCGGTGACAAAGATAGAAAGCGacgaagaggtggaggaggaagactgGTCAGACCTCAGCGAACTGCAGGAGATCGACCCCAAAAAGCTCCAGAGCTTCAAAGACCAGAACGGAAACGTGGATAAGAGGAACTACGGAAAAG AGAACAAAGTCACTGACCTGGCCAGAAAAGTGGAGAAGCAGTTTACAGAGAGATCAGTAAAGAAACCAGCAGGGGGCGTGAGCGTCCTACCTCAGAGGAAGGATGAGGTTCAGGAACTTTCT TACACAGATCTAGAGGAGAGCAGCGAGTGGGTGGTCTCGTCTTTAGAGGACAGACAGGAAGCGGCTAAACCGGCGTCTCTCCACGGTTCTGGTCAGCTGAGGAAAAGCCTGGACTCGGCCAGCACCAGCGTCTGGGGAACCTCCACAGGACGAGGTCCCAAATCAG GTCTGACTGAAGCCGGGACAGGAAGCACCCTGAAGAGCAGCCTGTGCTCCCTCAGCGACATCAGCGACTCTGAGGACGTCAGCAATAAACACAGCAAACGCTACAGCTGA
- the dzip1 gene encoding cilium assembly protein DZIP1 isoform X4, which yields MTPSSGASAFLPFKFRPRRESVDWRRINAVDVDLVVSQLDVDALQEHISAVTFCSLDGERCQRCQSPVDPALVKLLRLAQLSVEWLLHCQEFLAYNLRAAEERLAAAGRDREQLLDQQKKLEEKAKALTAELKQRKKVIRSQQSLLAPQIISSQKCLHCEKSFLNSSFLQNHMQRRHPDEYENQLRSDSQKKSQIDSLKQEISSLKEQIVQQQQTLQVKVAQEKEQQSMQRDLLRELDRFKAEEMARMDRKIEDSRDGMRREMEFLYNRNIQALNEVNQNQMAKSEKSVSPAHSQAERDLDIYKEIQTQAIQKLEHQMKKQDRKWENRLQEIQAQHESEKNQLLNELSRMQLSVSEHEERGQRLQQEMSRRLQEKEQTIKAQREQIRTISSNPPTKVVEVPVIVSAPAPEPKQKRVVLEEPVSALKLDPIQELSEEEKDSHSSVSERRPVEKKPEPTPERKQRATANALKRNPNIKKDMRPELEQAVIKKLENLGIKPDQSGLKSREFTSVLAKVNSKRESTAKAMPDFWRQREEISSVVERKLGSQRRGSDPAPESQARSRRPVQVLQIRPRSSSLPSRGSQGASAPAVKQPKTPQPAPRTKPSTQPKTSTPNAKAAPRIVTSKTPPFSSDEESEEEDTDTEDDPPLKHQRGKLPQSRLNQAAPVQIRAGKSSPGLVRQAVVRQSSASSLRTSVTKTAVTKIESDEEVEEEDWSDLSELQEIDPKKLQSFKDQNGNVDKRNYGKENKVTDLARKVEKQFTERSVKKPAGGVSVLPQRKDEVQELSYTDLEESSEWVVSSLEDRQEAAKPASLHGSGQLRKSLDSASTSVWGTSTGRGPKSGLTEAGTGSTLKSSLCSLSDISDSEDVSNKHSKRYS from the exons ATGACCCCGTCCAGCGGCGCGTCCGCCTTCCTCCCCTTCAAGTTCCGCCCGCGGAGGGAGAGCGTGGACTGGCGGCGGATCAACGCGGTGGACGTGGACCTGGTGGTGAGCCAGCTGGACGTGGACGCCCTCCAGGAGCACATCAGCGCGGTGACGTTCTGCAGCCTGGACGGCGAGCGGTGCCAGCGGTGCCAGAGCCCCGTGGACCCGGCGCTGGTGAAGCTCCTGCGGCTCGCTCAGCTCTCGGTGGAGTGGCTCCTCCACTGCCAGGAGTTTCTCGCCTACAACCTGCGCGCGGCCGAGGAGAGGCTGGCGGCGGCCGGCAGGGACCGGGAGCAGCTGCTGGACcagcagaagaagctggaggagaaggcGAAGGCGCTGACCGCCGAGCTCAAGCAGCGGAAGAAGGTTATCCGCAGCCAGCAGTCGCTGCTCGCGCCGCAAATAATCAGCAGCCAGAAG tGTCTACATTGCGAGAAATCCTTCCTCAATTCCTCCTTTCTCCAAAACCACATGCAGCGCCGGCACCCGGATGAGTACGAGAACC AGCTGCGGTCAGACAGTCAGAAGAAATCTCAAATCGACAGCCTCAAACAGGAAATCAGCAGCTTGAAGGAGCAGATTGTTCAGCAGCAACAGACCCTGCAAGTTAAAGTGGCTCAG GAAAAAGAGCAGCAGTCCATGCAGAGAGACCTGTTAAGAGAACTGGATCGATTTAAGGCTGAAGAGATGGCTCGCATGGACAGGAAGATAGAAGACAGCAGGGACGGCATGCGCAGGGAGATGGAGTTTCTTTACAACCGGAATATTCAGGCTCTTAAC GAggtaaatcagaatcagatggCCAAGTCTGAGAAATCGGTCAGCCCTGCACACtcacaggcagagagagatCTGGACATCTACAAGGAGATTCAGACACAAGCCATCCAAAAGCTGGAGCACCAAATGAAGAAGCAG GATAGAAAGTGGGAAAACCGACTGCAGGAAATTCAGGCTCAGCACGAATCTGAGAAGAATCAG CTGCTGAACGAGCTGAGCAGGATGCAGCTGTCGGTGTCGGAGCACGAGGAACGAGGccagaggctgcagcaggagatgAGCAGGAGGCTGCAGGAGAAGGAGCAAACCATCAAGGCTCAGAGGGAGCAG ATAAGGACTATTTCCTCAAATCCACCCACAAAAGTGGTGGAAGTACCAG tcatcGTCAGCGCGCCAGCCCCAGAGCCTAAACAGAAAAGAGTTGTACTCG AGGAGCCAGTCTCTGCTCTTAAGCTGGATCCTATACAGGAgctgtcagaggaggagaaag ACTCTCACAGCAGCGTGTCTGAGAGGAGGCCGGTGGAGAAGAAGCCTGAGCCTACGCcggagaggaagcagagggcGACGGCCAACGCTCTGAAACGCAACCCCAACATCAAGAAGGATATGCGACCGGAGCTGGAGCAGGCTGTGATCaagaagctggagaacctgggGATCAAGCCC GATCAGAGCGGCCTGAAGAGCAGAGAGTTCACTTCCGTGCTGGCCAAGGTGAACTCAAAGCGGGAGAGCACGGCGAAGGCGATGCCGGACTTCTGGCGCCAGCGGGAGGAGATATCCAGCGTCGTGGAGCGGAAGCTGGGCAGCCAGAGGAGAGGCAGCGACCCCGCTCCTGAGTCACAGGCCAGATCCAGACGGCCCGTTCAAG TGTTGCAGATACGCCCTCGGTCCAGCAGCCTGCCCTCCAGAGGCAGCCAGGGGGCGTCTGCACCCGCCGTCAAACAGCCCAAGACCCCTCAGCCGGCGCCGAGGACCAAACCCAGCACCCAACCCAAGACGTCGACGCCCAACGCCAAGGCTGCTCCGAGGATCGTCACAAGCAA GACGCCTCCCTTCAGCTCGGACGAGGAGTCCGAAGAAGAGGACACGGACACGGAGGATGATCCACCCCTGAAACACCAGAGGGGAAAATTACCGCAGTCCAGACTTAACCAGGCGGCTCCGGTTCAGATCAGAGCAGGGAAAAGCAGCCCAGGCCTGGTCAGACAGGCCGTCGTCAGGCAGTCGTCGGCCTCCAGTCTCCGGACGTCGGTGACCAAGACGGCGGTGACAAAGATAGAAAGCGacgaagaggtggaggaggaagactgGTCAGACCTCAGCGAACTGCAGGAGATCGACCCCAAAAAGCTCCAGAGCTTCAAAGACCAGAACGGAAACGTGGATAAGAGGAACTACGGAAAAG AGAACAAAGTCACTGACCTGGCCAGAAAAGTGGAGAAGCAGTTTACAGAGAGATCAGTAAAGAAACCAGCAGGGGGCGTGAGCGTCCTACCTCAGAGGAAGGATGAGGTTCAGGAACTTTCT TACACAGATCTAGAGGAGAGCAGCGAGTGGGTGGTCTCGTCTTTAGAGGACAGACAGGAAGCGGCTAAACCGGCGTCTCTCCACGGTTCTGGTCAGCTGAGGAAAAGCCTGGACTCGGCCAGCACCAGCGTCTGGGGAACCTCCACAGGACGAGGTCCCAAATCAG GTCTGACTGAAGCCGGGACAGGAAGCACCCTGAAGAGCAGCCTGTGCTCCCTCAGCGACATCAGCGACTCTGAGGACGTCAGCAATAAACACAGCAAACGCTACAGCTGA
- the dzip1 gene encoding cilium assembly protein DZIP1 isoform X2, whose protein sequence is MPFQDGVYYPYTSDAQGTHSSAGIPSLLNSPLSHQTANGHGMTPSSGASAFLPFKFRPRRESVDWRRINAVDVDLVVSQLDVDALQEHISAVTFCSLDGERCQRCQSPVDPALVKLLRLAQLSVEWLLHCQEFLAYNLRAAEERLAAAGRDREQLLDQQKKLEEKAKALTAELKQRKKVIRSQQSLLAPQIISSQKCLHCEKSFLNSSFLQNHMQRRHPDEYENQLRSDSQKKSQIDSLKQEISSLKEQIVQQQQTLQVKVAQEKEQQSMQRDLLRELDRFKAEEMARMDRKIEDSRDGMRREMEFLYNRNIQALNEVNQNQMAKSEKSVSPAHSQAERDLDIYKEIQTQAIQKLEHQMKKQDRKWENRLQEIQAQHESEKNQLLNELSRMQLSVSEHEERGQRLQQEMSRRLQEKEQTIKAQREQIRTISSNPPTKVVEVPVIVSAPAPEPKQKRVVLEEPVSALKLDPIQELSEEEKDSHSSVSERRPVEKKPEPTPERKQRATANALKRNPNIKKDMRPELEQAVIKKLENLGIKPDQSGLKSREFTSVLAKVNSKRESTAKAMPDFWRQREEISSVVERKLGSQRRGSDPAPESQARSRRPVQVLQIRPRSSSLPSRGSQGASAPAVKQPKTPQPAPRTKPSTQPKTSTPNAKAAPRIVTSKTPPFSSDEESEEEDTDTEDDPPLKHQRGKLPQSRLNQAAPVQIRAGKSSPGLVRQAVVRQSSASSLRTSVTKTAVTKIESDEEVEEEDWSDLSELQEIDPKKLQSFKDQNGNVDKRNYENKVTDLARKVEKQFTERSVKKPAGGVSVLPQRKDEVQELSYTDLEESSEWVVSSLEDRQEAAKPASLHGSGQLRKSLDSASTSVWGTSTGRGPKSGLTEAGTGSTLKSSLCSLSDISDSEDVSNKHSKRYS, encoded by the exons ATG CCGTTTCAGGACGGAGTCTACTACCCCTACACCAGTGACGCCCAGGGGACCCACTCGTCAGCGGGGATCCCGTCCCTCCTGAACTCCCCGCTCAGCCATCAGACGGCGAACGGCCACGGCATGACCCCGTCCAGCGGCGCGTCCGCCTTCCTCCCCTTCAAGTTCCGCCCGCGGAGGGAGAGCGTGGACTGGCGGCGGATCAACGCGGTGGACGTGGACCTGGTGGTGAGCCAGCTGGACGTGGACGCCCTCCAGGAGCACATCAGCGCGGTGACGTTCTGCAGCCTGGACGGCGAGCGGTGCCAGCGGTGCCAGAGCCCCGTGGACCCGGCGCTGGTGAAGCTCCTGCGGCTCGCTCAGCTCTCGGTGGAGTGGCTCCTCCACTGCCAGGAGTTTCTCGCCTACAACCTGCGCGCGGCCGAGGAGAGGCTGGCGGCGGCCGGCAGGGACCGGGAGCAGCTGCTGGACcagcagaagaagctggaggagaaggcGAAGGCGCTGACCGCCGAGCTCAAGCAGCGGAAGAAGGTTATCCGCAGCCAGCAGTCGCTGCTCGCGCCGCAAATAATCAGCAGCCAGAAG tGTCTACATTGCGAGAAATCCTTCCTCAATTCCTCCTTTCTCCAAAACCACATGCAGCGCCGGCACCCGGATGAGTACGAGAACC AGCTGCGGTCAGACAGTCAGAAGAAATCTCAAATCGACAGCCTCAAACAGGAAATCAGCAGCTTGAAGGAGCAGATTGTTCAGCAGCAACAGACCCTGCAAGTTAAAGTGGCTCAG GAAAAAGAGCAGCAGTCCATGCAGAGAGACCTGTTAAGAGAACTGGATCGATTTAAGGCTGAAGAGATGGCTCGCATGGACAGGAAGATAGAAGACAGCAGGGACGGCATGCGCAGGGAGATGGAGTTTCTTTACAACCGGAATATTCAGGCTCTTAAC GAggtaaatcagaatcagatggCCAAGTCTGAGAAATCGGTCAGCCCTGCACACtcacaggcagagagagatCTGGACATCTACAAGGAGATTCAGACACAAGCCATCCAAAAGCTGGAGCACCAAATGAAGAAGCAG GATAGAAAGTGGGAAAACCGACTGCAGGAAATTCAGGCTCAGCACGAATCTGAGAAGAATCAG CTGCTGAACGAGCTGAGCAGGATGCAGCTGTCGGTGTCGGAGCACGAGGAACGAGGccagaggctgcagcaggagatgAGCAGGAGGCTGCAGGAGAAGGAGCAAACCATCAAGGCTCAGAGGGAGCAG ATAAGGACTATTTCCTCAAATCCACCCACAAAAGTGGTGGAAGTACCAG tcatcGTCAGCGCGCCAGCCCCAGAGCCTAAACAGAAAAGAGTTGTACTCG AGGAGCCAGTCTCTGCTCTTAAGCTGGATCCTATACAGGAgctgtcagaggaggagaaag ACTCTCACAGCAGCGTGTCTGAGAGGAGGCCGGTGGAGAAGAAGCCTGAGCCTACGCcggagaggaagcagagggcGACGGCCAACGCTCTGAAACGCAACCCCAACATCAAGAAGGATATGCGACCGGAGCTGGAGCAGGCTGTGATCaagaagctggagaacctgggGATCAAGCCC GATCAGAGCGGCCTGAAGAGCAGAGAGTTCACTTCCGTGCTGGCCAAGGTGAACTCAAAGCGGGAGAGCACGGCGAAGGCGATGCCGGACTTCTGGCGCCAGCGGGAGGAGATATCCAGCGTCGTGGAGCGGAAGCTGGGCAGCCAGAGGAGAGGCAGCGACCCCGCTCCTGAGTCACAGGCCAGATCCAGACGGCCCGTTCAAG TGTTGCAGATACGCCCTCGGTCCAGCAGCCTGCCCTCCAGAGGCAGCCAGGGGGCGTCTGCACCCGCCGTCAAACAGCCCAAGACCCCTCAGCCGGCGCCGAGGACCAAACCCAGCACCCAACCCAAGACGTCGACGCCCAACGCCAAGGCTGCTCCGAGGATCGTCACAAGCAA GACGCCTCCCTTCAGCTCGGACGAGGAGTCCGAAGAAGAGGACACGGACACGGAGGATGATCCACCCCTGAAACACCAGAGGGGAAAATTACCGCAGTCCAGACTTAACCAGGCGGCTCCGGTTCAGATCAGAGCAGGGAAAAGCAGCCCAGGCCTGGTCAGACAGGCCGTCGTCAGGCAGTCGTCGGCCTCCAGTCTCCGGACGTCGGTGACCAAGACGGCGGTGACAAAGATAGAAAGCGacgaagaggtggaggaggaagactgGTCAGACCTCAGCGAACTGCAGGAGATCGACCCCAAAAAGCTCCAGAGCTTCAAAGACCAGAACGGAAACGTGGATAAGAGGAACTACG AGAACAAAGTCACTGACCTGGCCAGAAAAGTGGAGAAGCAGTTTACAGAGAGATCAGTAAAGAAACCAGCAGGGGGCGTGAGCGTCCTACCTCAGAGGAAGGATGAGGTTCAGGAACTTTCT TACACAGATCTAGAGGAGAGCAGCGAGTGGGTGGTCTCGTCTTTAGAGGACAGACAGGAAGCGGCTAAACCGGCGTCTCTCCACGGTTCTGGTCAGCTGAGGAAAAGCCTGGACTCGGCCAGCACCAGCGTCTGGGGAACCTCCACAGGACGAGGTCCCAAATCAG GTCTGACTGAAGCCGGGACAGGAAGCACCCTGAAGAGCAGCCTGTGCTCCCTCAGCGACATCAGCGACTCTGAGGACGTCAGCAATAAACACAGCAAACGCTACAGCTGA
- the dzip1 gene encoding cilium assembly protein DZIP1 isoform X3 — protein sequence MPFQDGVYYPYTSDAQGTHSSAGIPSLLNSPLSHQTANGHGMTPSSGASAFLPFKFRPRRESVDWRRINAVDVDLVVSQLDVDALQEHISAVTFCSLDGERCQRCQSPVDPALVKLLRLAQLSVEWLLHCQEFLAYNLRAAEERLAAAGRDREQLLDQQKKLEEKAKALTAELKQRKKVIRSQQSLLAPQIISSQKCLHCEKSFLNSSFLQNHMQRRHPDEYENQLRSDSQKKSQIDSLKQEISSLKEQIVQQQQTLQVKVAQEKEQQSMQRDLLRELDRFKAEEMARMDRKIEDSRDGMRREMEFLYNRNIQALNEVNQNQMAKSEKSVSPAHSQAERDLDIYKEIQTQAIQKLEHQMKKQDRKWENRLQEIQAQHESEKNQLLNELSRMQLSVSEHEERGQRLQQEMSRRLQEKEQTIKAQREQIRTISSNPPTKVVEVPVIVSAPAPEPKQKRVVLDSHSSVSERRPVEKKPEPTPERKQRATANALKRNPNIKKDMRPELEQAVIKKLENLGIKPDQSGLKSREFTSVLAKVNSKRESTAKAMPDFWRQREEISSVVERKLGSQRRGSDPAPESQARSRRPVQVLQIRPRSSSLPSRGSQGASAPAVKQPKTPQPAPRTKPSTQPKTSTPNAKAAPRIVTSKTPPFSSDEESEEEDTDTEDDPPLKHQRGKLPQSRLNQAAPVQIRAGKSSPGLVRQAVVRQSSASSLRTSVTKTAVTKIESDEEVEEEDWSDLSELQEIDPKKLQSFKDQNGNVDKRNYGKENKVTDLARKVEKQFTERSVKKPAGGVSVLPQRKDEVQELSYTDLEESSEWVVSSLEDRQEAAKPASLHGSGQLRKSLDSASTSVWGTSTGRGPKSGLTEAGTGSTLKSSLCSLSDISDSEDVSNKHSKRYS from the exons ATG CCGTTTCAGGACGGAGTCTACTACCCCTACACCAGTGACGCCCAGGGGACCCACTCGTCAGCGGGGATCCCGTCCCTCCTGAACTCCCCGCTCAGCCATCAGACGGCGAACGGCCACGGCATGACCCCGTCCAGCGGCGCGTCCGCCTTCCTCCCCTTCAAGTTCCGCCCGCGGAGGGAGAGCGTGGACTGGCGGCGGATCAACGCGGTGGACGTGGACCTGGTGGTGAGCCAGCTGGACGTGGACGCCCTCCAGGAGCACATCAGCGCGGTGACGTTCTGCAGCCTGGACGGCGAGCGGTGCCAGCGGTGCCAGAGCCCCGTGGACCCGGCGCTGGTGAAGCTCCTGCGGCTCGCTCAGCTCTCGGTGGAGTGGCTCCTCCACTGCCAGGAGTTTCTCGCCTACAACCTGCGCGCGGCCGAGGAGAGGCTGGCGGCGGCCGGCAGGGACCGGGAGCAGCTGCTGGACcagcagaagaagctggaggagaaggcGAAGGCGCTGACCGCCGAGCTCAAGCAGCGGAAGAAGGTTATCCGCAGCCAGCAGTCGCTGCTCGCGCCGCAAATAATCAGCAGCCAGAAG tGTCTACATTGCGAGAAATCCTTCCTCAATTCCTCCTTTCTCCAAAACCACATGCAGCGCCGGCACCCGGATGAGTACGAGAACC AGCTGCGGTCAGACAGTCAGAAGAAATCTCAAATCGACAGCCTCAAACAGGAAATCAGCAGCTTGAAGGAGCAGATTGTTCAGCAGCAACAGACCCTGCAAGTTAAAGTGGCTCAG GAAAAAGAGCAGCAGTCCATGCAGAGAGACCTGTTAAGAGAACTGGATCGATTTAAGGCTGAAGAGATGGCTCGCATGGACAGGAAGATAGAAGACAGCAGGGACGGCATGCGCAGGGAGATGGAGTTTCTTTACAACCGGAATATTCAGGCTCTTAAC GAggtaaatcagaatcagatggCCAAGTCTGAGAAATCGGTCAGCCCTGCACACtcacaggcagagagagatCTGGACATCTACAAGGAGATTCAGACACAAGCCATCCAAAAGCTGGAGCACCAAATGAAGAAGCAG GATAGAAAGTGGGAAAACCGACTGCAGGAAATTCAGGCTCAGCACGAATCTGAGAAGAATCAG CTGCTGAACGAGCTGAGCAGGATGCAGCTGTCGGTGTCGGAGCACGAGGAACGAGGccagaggctgcagcaggagatgAGCAGGAGGCTGCAGGAGAAGGAGCAAACCATCAAGGCTCAGAGGGAGCAG ATAAGGACTATTTCCTCAAATCCACCCACAAAAGTGGTGGAAGTACCAG tcatcGTCAGCGCGCCAGCCCCAGAGCCTAAACAGAAAAGAGTTGTACTCG ACTCTCACAGCAGCGTGTCTGAGAGGAGGCCGGTGGAGAAGAAGCCTGAGCCTACGCcggagaggaagcagagggcGACGGCCAACGCTCTGAAACGCAACCCCAACATCAAGAAGGATATGCGACCGGAGCTGGAGCAGGCTGTGATCaagaagctggagaacctgggGATCAAGCCC GATCAGAGCGGCCTGAAGAGCAGAGAGTTCACTTCCGTGCTGGCCAAGGTGAACTCAAAGCGGGAGAGCACGGCGAAGGCGATGCCGGACTTCTGGCGCCAGCGGGAGGAGATATCCAGCGTCGTGGAGCGGAAGCTGGGCAGCCAGAGGAGAGGCAGCGACCCCGCTCCTGAGTCACAGGCCAGATCCAGACGGCCCGTTCAAG TGTTGCAGATACGCCCTCGGTCCAGCAGCCTGCCCTCCAGAGGCAGCCAGGGGGCGTCTGCACCCGCCGTCAAACAGCCCAAGACCCCTCAGCCGGCGCCGAGGACCAAACCCAGCACCCAACCCAAGACGTCGACGCCCAACGCCAAGGCTGCTCCGAGGATCGTCACAAGCAA GACGCCTCCCTTCAGCTCGGACGAGGAGTCCGAAGAAGAGGACACGGACACGGAGGATGATCCACCCCTGAAACACCAGAGGGGAAAATTACCGCAGTCCAGACTTAACCAGGCGGCTCCGGTTCAGATCAGAGCAGGGAAAAGCAGCCCAGGCCTGGTCAGACAGGCCGTCGTCAGGCAGTCGTCGGCCTCCAGTCTCCGGACGTCGGTGACCAAGACGGCGGTGACAAAGATAGAAAGCGacgaagaggtggaggaggaagactgGTCAGACCTCAGCGAACTGCAGGAGATCGACCCCAAAAAGCTCCAGAGCTTCAAAGACCAGAACGGAAACGTGGATAAGAGGAACTACGGAAAAG AGAACAAAGTCACTGACCTGGCCAGAAAAGTGGAGAAGCAGTTTACAGAGAGATCAGTAAAGAAACCAGCAGGGGGCGTGAGCGTCCTACCTCAGAGGAAGGATGAGGTTCAGGAACTTTCT TACACAGATCTAGAGGAGAGCAGCGAGTGGGTGGTCTCGTCTTTAGAGGACAGACAGGAAGCGGCTAAACCGGCGTCTCTCCACGGTTCTGGTCAGCTGAGGAAAAGCCTGGACTCGGCCAGCACCAGCGTCTGGGGAACCTCCACAGGACGAGGTCCCAAATCAG GTCTGACTGAAGCCGGGACAGGAAGCACCCTGAAGAGCAGCCTGTGCTCCCTCAGCGACATCAGCGACTCTGAGGACGTCAGCAATAAACACAGCAAACGCTACAGCTGA